In Osmerus mordax isolate fOsmMor3 chromosome 24, fOsmMor3.pri, whole genome shotgun sequence, the following are encoded in one genomic region:
- the atad1a gene encoding outer mitochondrial transmembrane helix translocase: MLLKDIPREALMRPLSRNEVVGMLLRLTIFGAATYYSIKWVVEAMDPTHKQKIQAKKRAEQLMKQIGVEGVKLTEYEMNIASHLVDPRSLKVSWRDIAGLDEVIYELQDTVILPFQKRHLLAGSKLFQPPKGVLLFGPPGCGKTLIAKATAKASGCQFINLQASTLTDKWYGESQKLTAAVFSLAVKIQPCIVFIDEIDSFLRNRSSLDHEATAMMKAQFMSLWDGLDTSATSQVMVMGATNRPQDLDPAILRRMPTTFHVGLPSARQRQEILKLILDGENLSNAINLKEIAEKTEGYSGSDLRELCRDAAMYRVRDYVRKQQMKQIAQQLQEEDEEDRSLVEERLRPVTQLDLLFGLDKMKESKKATMPQRCLGEVPLD; the protein is encoded by the exons ATGCTACTGAAAGACATCCCACGGGAGGCTCTGATGAGGCCACTATCCCGAAATGAAGTAGTGGGAATGTTATTGAGGCTAACCATCTTCGGAGCTGCCACCTATTATAGCATCAAATGGGTGGTGGAAGCAATGGaccctacacacaaacagaagatTCAGGCCAAAAAGAGG GCAGAGCAGCTGATGAAGCAGATTGGTGTCGAGGGGGTCAAGCTCACAGAGTATGAGATGAACATCGCTTCTCACCTGGTCGATCCACGTAGCCTGAAG GTGTCCTGGAGAGACATAGCAGGGCTGGATGAGGTCATCTATGAACTGCAGGACACAGTCATCCTACCTTTCCAGAAGAGACACCTGCTGGCTGGTTCCAAACTCTTCCAGCCTCCCAAAG GTGTCCTGTTGTTTGGGCCACCTGGATGCGGGAAGACCCTTATCGCCAAGGCGACCGCCAAAGCATCCGGGTGCCAGTTCATCAACCTGCAGGCGTCCACACTGACAGACAAGTGGTACGGCGAATCCCAGAAGCTCACTGCCGCCGTCTTCTCATTGGCTGTTAAGATCCAGCCTTGCATCGTCTTCATTGATGAAATCG ATTCCTTCCTGCGAAACCGCTCCAGCCTGGATCATGAGGCCACAGCCATGATGAAGGCCCAGTTTATGAGCCTGTGGGACGGGCTGGACACGAGCGCAACCAGCCAG GTGATGGTGATGGGAGCTACAAACAGACCTCAGGATCTGGATCCAGCCATCCTGCGCAGAATGCCAACCACCTTTCATGTGGGCCTGCCA AGCGCACGACAAAGGCAGGAGATTCTGAAGCTGATCCTGGATGGAGAGAAT CTGAGCAACGCTATTAACCTGAAGGAGATAGCGGAGAAGACGGAGGGCTACTCCGGCAGCGACCTCCGGGAGCTGTGTCGGGACGCGGCCATGTACCGCGTCCGGGACTACGTCCGCAAGCAGCAGATGAAGCAGATAGCTCAGCAGCtccaggaggaggacgaggaggacag GTCTCTTGTAGAGGAGCGACTGAGGCCCGTGACCCAGCTGGACTTGCTGTTTGGCCTGGATAAGATGAAGGAGTCCAAGAAGGCCACCATGCCCCAGAGATGTCTGGGGGAGGTCCCTCTGGACTAG